A stretch of the Ipomoea triloba cultivar NCNSP0323 chromosome 16, ASM357664v1 genome encodes the following:
- the LOC116007855 gene encoding lysosomal Pro-X carboxypeptidase-like: MLCSRAKALVKGRGKDVEVGTGNELPKQFKTYYYNQTLDHFNYGPQSYATFKHRYIVNSNFWGGAQSNSPIFAWLGAESSIDSDPLGIGFLTDNAPRFKALLVYIEHRYYGESIPFGTMEEAMDDDTTRGYFNSAQALADYAEVLLYIKKEYSAQDCPVIVFGGSYGGMLASWFRLKYPHVSLGALASSAPVLYFDDITPQNGYYSIVTKDFREVSESCYQTIKKSWSIIDKIASKPYGLSILRRKFKLCR, from the exons ATGTTATGTTCCCGGGCAAAAGCACTTGTCAAGGGGCGAGGGAAAGATGTGGAGGTCGGTACTG GAAACGAATTACCTAAA caattcaaaacctattattacaaccaaacattggaTCACTTCAATTATGGACCTCAAAGCTATGCCACCTTCAAACACAGATACATAGTCAACTCCAACTTCTGGGGTGGCGCCCAATCAAACTCCCCTATCTTTGCCTGGCTCGGCGCTGAATCTTCCATCGACTCTGATCCTCTAGGCATCGGATTTCTCACTGATAATGCCCCTCGTTTTAAGGCTCTTCTTGTCTACATAGAG CATAGGTACTACGGGGAATCAATTCCATTCGGAACCATGGAAGAAGCTATGGATGATGACACCACTCGTGGCTATTTCAACTCGGCTCAAGCTTTGGCTGATTATGCAGAGGTATTGTTGTACATAAAAAAGGAATACTCGGCTCAAGATTGTCCCGTCATTGTTTTCGGAGGATCATATGGAGGAA TGCTTGCTTCGTGGTTTCGGTTGAAGTATCCACATGTTTCACTGGGTGCCTTGGCTTCCTCAGCTCCTGTTCTCTACTTTGACGATATCACACCACAAAATGGATACTATTCCATAGTAACTAAAGATTTTAGG GAAGTTAGTGAGAGTTGTTATCaaactataaaaaaatcatGGTCCATTATTGACAAAATTGCTTCCAAGCCATATGGCCTCTCTATTCTCCGTCGCAAGTTCAAGCTTTGCCGGTaa